In a single window of the Plodia interpunctella isolate USDA-ARS_2022_Savannah chromosome 26, ilPloInte3.2, whole genome shotgun sequence genome:
- the LOC128681237 gene encoding uncharacterized protein LOC128681237, which produces MSEGNSKPSTSNNSGGEFTIIQRNGGAVLLRAGYQYTKKITFKSGCITWRCVNWRKKCPAYINIKENNIIKEKSHQCKPDEIKNVVDQKLHECREKVLSSNFSPIPNIYNNFMSEFENAGLDLLKKLPSFGNIKSSLYNARNKKAGVTKIQCNLPEEVIVPLQFKEFVLADYYNESSETRIIVFADSEVLEQIKHIKIYFSDGTFECCPKPFVQLYSIHGDLGSNEEHTRIVPLMYVLLNRKTEEIYTTLFQVLKEHIPDWEPLIYVTDYEQAAMNAISKVFPSVEVKGCYFHFSHNVWKKAKALNLTKEKRLRKHVALSALLPLLPREFISDGWCYLMEDSPESNEIQQFNDYMVTQWLEDENFVNIWCVHNQRHRTTNAVESWHKKLNSTLPKKPNLFQLLKVLKDDASLQKVNIKKHNFELPNPKRRLTKVIANDNWFKHVTNELLSGKITVGHCLEKLRL; this is translated from the exons CTACCTCTAATAACTCTGGTGGTGAGTTCACAATTATACAGAGGAACGGTGGTGCAGTTTTGTTGCGGGCTGGTTACCAATATACtaagaaaataacattcaaAAGTGGATGTATTACGTGGAGATGCGTGAATTGGCGCAAAAAGTGCCCggcatatataaatataaag gaaaacaacattataaaagaaaaaagtcacCAATGTAAGCcggacgaaataaaaaatgtagtagatcaaaaattacatgaatGCCGAGAAAAGGTTCTATCTTCGAATTTTTCACCAATACCCAATATTTACAACAACTTTATGTCAGAATTCGAAAATGCAGGCTTGGATCTCTTAAAAAAGCTTCCGTCATTCGGAAACATTAAATCTTCTTTATATAATGCCAGAAATAAGAAAGCCGGagtgacaaaaatacaatgcaATTTGCCTGAAGAAGTTATAGTTCCTTTGCAGTTCAAGGAATTTGTTCTTGCCGACTACTATAATGAATCTTCCGAAACTCGAATTATAGTTTTTGCTGATAGCGAAGTCCTGgaacaaattaaacatatcaagatttattttagtgaCGGAACTTTTGAGTGCTGCCCAAAACCATTTGTACAACTTTATTCTATACACGGCGATCTCGGAAGCAATGAAGAGCACACAAGAATAGTGCCTTTAATGTACGTGTTGCTGAATAGAAAAACTGAAGAAATTTACACAACACTTTTTCAAGTATTAAAGGAACATATTCCAGATTGGGAACCGTTGATATATGTGACAGATTATGAACAAGCGGCTATGAATGCCATATCAAAAGTTTTCCCTTCAGTCGAAGTAAAAGGATGTTACTTTCATTTTTCACACAACGTGTGGAAGAAGGCTAAAGCGCTAAATTTAACTAAAGAAAAGAGACTCCGAAAACATGTAGCGCTCTCAGCTCTCCTGCCGCTGCTACCTCGAGAATTCATCTCAGACGGGTGGTGCTATTTAATGGAAGACAGTCCTGAATCTAATGAAATTCAACAATTCAACGATTATATGGTGACACAATGGCTGGAAGACGAAAATTTTGTCAACATTTGGTGTGTTCATAATCAACGTCACCGCACAACCAATGCTGTAGAATCTTGgcataaaaaactaaacagtACTCTGCCAAAGAAAcccaatttatttcaactcttaaaagttttaaaagatGATGCCAGTCTTCAAAAGGTTAACATTAAAAAGCATAATTTTGAGCTGCCGAACCCGAAGCGAAGACTAACCAAAGTGATTGCTAACGACAACTGGTTTAAACACGTAACTAATGAACTTTTGTCAGGTAAAATCACAGTTGGTCACTGCCTGGAAAAGTTAAGAttatga